Proteins encoded within one genomic window of Oncorhynchus nerka isolate Pitt River unplaced genomic scaffold, Oner_Uvic_2.0 unplaced_scaffold_1327, whole genome shotgun sequence:
- the LOC115124130 gene encoding albumin 2, with amino-acid sequence MQWLSVCSLLVLLSVSARSQAQNQICTIFTEAKEDGFKSLILVGLAQNLPDSTLGDLVPLIAEALAMGVKCCSDTPPEDCDRDVADLFQSAVCSSETLVEKNHLKMCCEKTAAERTHCFLDHKAKIPRDLSLKAELPAADQCDDFKKDHKAFVGRFIFKFSKSNTMLQPHVILAIAKAYGEVLTSCCGEAEAQTCFDTKKATFQRAVGNRVTELKALCIIHKKYGDRVVKAKKLIQYSQKMPQASFQEMGGMVDKIVATVAPCCSGDMVTCMKERKTLVDEVCADKSVLSRAAGLSACCKKDAVHRGSCVEAMKPDSKPDGLSEHYDVHADIAAVCQTFTKTPDAAMGKLVYEISVRHPESSQQVILRFAKEAEQALLQCCDKEDHAECVKTALAGSDIDKKITDENDHYKKMCAVETGMNNNAFEKSMMVHYTRIMPQASFDQLHMVSERVHDVLHDCCKDEPGHFILPCAEEKLTDAIDATCEDYDPSTINPRIAHCCNQSYSMRRPCILNIQPDTEFTPPELDASNFHMGPELCTKDSKELLLSGKKLLYGVVRHKTTITEEQLKSISTKYHSMKEKCCAAEDQAACFTDEAPKLVSESAELVKV; translated from the exons ATGCAGTGGTTGTCTGTCTGCAGCCTGTTGGTGCTGCTGAGTGTGTCAGCCCGGTCTCAGGCTCAGAACCAGATCTGTACCATCTTCACGGAGGCCAAGGAAGATGGATTCAAATCTTT GATCCTTGTAGGGCTGGCTCAGAATCTTCCCGATAGTACGTTGGGTGACTTGGTGCCTCTCATCGCGGAGGCCTTAGCCATGGGCGTCAAATGCTGCTCAGACACTCCTCCAGAGGACTGCGACAGAGATGTG gCGGACCTGTTCCAGAGCGCGGTGTGTTCCTCTGAGACCCTGGTGGAGAAGAACCATCTGAAGATGTGCTGTGAGAAGACTGCCGCTGAGAGGACACACTGCTTCCTGGACCACAAGGCCAAG ATTCCTCGGGACCTGTCCCTCAAAGCTGAGCTGCCCGCTGCAGACCAGTGTGACGACTTCAAGAAGGACCACAAGGCTTTTGTTGGGAG gttcATCTTCAAGTTCTCCAAGAGTAACACGATGCTACAACCACATGTGATCCTGGCTATCGCCAAAGCTTATGGAGAGGTTCTGACTAGCTGTTGTGGAGAGGCTGAGGCCCAGACTTGCTTCGACACCAAG aaAGCTACTTTCCAACGTGCCGTCGGGAATCGCGTGACTGAACTCAAGGCCCTGTGCATCATCCACAAGAAATATGGAGACCGCGTTGTCAAGGCCAA GAAGCTGATCCAGTACAGTCAGAAGATGCCTCAGGCCTCTTTCCAGGAGATGGGAGGCATGGTAGACAAGATCGTAGCGACTGTTGCCCCCTGCTGCAGCGGAGACATGGTCACATGCATGAAGGAGAGG AAGACCCTGGTGGATGAGGTGTGTGCTGATAAGAGTGTGTTGTCTCGCGCGGCCGGTCTGTCTGCCTGCTGTAAGAAGGATGCAGTACACAGAGGGTCCTGTGTTGAGGCCATGAAGCCAGACTCTAAGCCAGACGGTCTGTCTGAGCACTACGACGTTCACGCTGACATAGCAGCAGTCTGCCAGACCTTTACCAAGACCCCAGATGCAGCCATGGGGAA GTTGGTGTATGAGATCTCAGTGCGTCACCCTGAGTCGTCTCAGCAGGTGATTCTGAGGTTCGCCAAGGAGGCTGAGCAGGCCTTGCTCCAGTGCTGTGACAAGGAGGACCATGCAGAGTGTGTCAAAACCGCT CTGGCAGGAAGTGATATTGATAAGAAGATCACTGATGAGAATGACCACTACAAGAAGATGTGTGCTGTTGAGACTGGCATGAACAATAACGCCTTTGAGAAGAG taTGATGGTGCACTACACCAGGATAATGCCCCAGGCCTCCTTCGACCAGCTCCACATGGTGTCAGAGAGGGTGCATGATGTCCTCCATGACTGCTGCAAGGACGAGCCAGGCCACTTCATCCTGCCTTGTGCAGAGGAGaag CTGACCGACGCCATCGACGCCACATGTGAGGACTACGACCCCTCCACCATTAACCCCCGCATCGCCCACTGCTGCAACCAGTCCTACTCCATGAGGAGACCCTGTATCCTGAACATCCAGCCTGACACAGAGTTCACACCTCCTGAGCTGGATGCCAGCAACTTCCACATGGGCCCCGAGCTCTGCACCAAGGACAGCAAGGAGCTGCTGCTCTCTGGGAAGAA aCTACTGTATGGTGTGGTCAGACATAAGACCACCATCACTGAGGAGCAGCTGAAGTCCATCTCTACTAAATATCACAGTATGAAGGAGAAGTGTTGTGCTGCTGAGGACCAAGCAGCATGCTTCACTGATGAG GCACCCAAGCTGGTTTCTGAGAGTGCAGAGCTGGTCAAGGTTTAA
- the LOC135568926 gene encoding albumin 2-like gives MCAVETGMNNNAFEKSMMVHYTRIMPQASFDQLHMVSERVHDVLHDCCKDEPGHFILPCAEEKLTDAIDATCEDYDPSTINPRIAHCCNQSYSMRRPCILNIQPDTEFTPPELDASNFHMGPELCTKDSKELLFSGKKLLYGVVRHKTTITEEQLKSISTKYHSMKEKCCAAEDQAACFTEEAPKLVSESAELVKV, from the exons ATGTGTGCTGTTGAGACTGGCATGAACAATAACGCCTTTGAGAAGAG taTGATGGTGCACTACACCAGGATAATGCCCCAGGCCTCCTTCGACCAGCTCCACATGGTGTCAGAGAGGGTGCATGATGTCCTCCATGACTGCTGCAAGGACGAGCCAGGCCACTTCATCCTGCCTTGTGCAGAGGAGaag CTGACCGACGCCATCGACGCCACATGTGAGGACTACGACCCCTCCACCATTAACCCCCGCATCGCCCACTGCTGCAACCAGTCCTACTCCATGAGGAGACCCTGTATCCTGAACATCCAGCCTGACACAGAGTTCACGCCTCCTGAGCTGGATGCCAGCAACTTCCACATGGGCCCCGAGCTCTGCACCAAGGACAGCAAGGAGCTGCTGTTCTCTGGGAAGAA aCTACTGTATGGTGTGGTCAGACATAAGACCACCATCACTGAGGAGCAGCTGAAGTCCATCTCTACTAAATATCACAGTATGAAGGAGAAGTGTTGTGCTGCTGAGGACCAAGCAGCATGCTTCACTGAGG AGGCACCCAAGCTGGTTTCTGAGAGTGCAGAGCTGGTCAAGGTTTAA